The stretch of DNA CACACGCTGTATCTTCATTCTCACTTTCTTCACTTAGTTCACCatttaatttagagtttttaatggAATCGATGATTTCCTGGTCAGTAATTTCGGCACAGGTCATTAAACCATCATCTGCTGTTATAAAATCGTCCAGTCGGACGTCATCGGGGACAGAAGTACGAGCCTTGACAGTACTCCATAGATCCTTTAAATCGGATTAGTCAGCTTCTACGGAATTCTTATCTCCCTCGCATAGCTGCGCATGACGCCAACAATTGACAATTGTATTTTCGCTAATTTCGTTCCACGATCCAGCAATCATCTCTATGGCTTCTTTGACGTTCGGCTTTCTTCCACTGTCATTTTCGATGCCCAAAAGAATGTGCCTTAACAAAAGTGATCGGTAGCGAGCCTTAACAGCTCTGATAATGCCTTGATCAAGTGGTTGAAGAACGGAGGTGCAGTTAGGCGGGAAGTACTCCGCACGAACAAAATCTAAATTAGGAAGATCATTGTGGGCGGTGCAATTATCGATAAGAAGGAGtacttttctgttttgttttttcatatCCTTGTCGAAATTAGGTAACCAATCATTAAAAAGGCTTTGCGTCATCCAAGATTTCTTATTTGCCCTGTATTCGCAAGGTAAAGAatgacagtttttaaaacatcgaGGCTTTGCTGACTTACCGATGattaaaatttttcgtttctCCGTTCCTGATTTATTACAGCAGAAGGGAGCTGTTAATCTTTGCTTCGAAGATTTACCGCCGACACATTTATCTGCTTTAAATGTCGATGTTTTTTGCGGCTCAAGCTGATAAAAGATACCAGCTTCATCTGCATTGTCTGGACTGTAGTTTTCTATTAAAGCGGCTATTTCGCCAGACCTCCATTCACTTATTGATTGGGCAGGTGCATCACTTGCTTCTCCGCAAATTACTTTCGCAACTACACCATATCTGTCTCTGAAGCGATTCAACCAACCAATGCTtccttgaaaattttccacttcaaGCATTGCTGCAAAATGGCAAACTTTCTCTCGTAGCAGTGGGCCGTTGATGGGAATGTCGCGCATCCAGGAACCACTGAAACACAGCAGAGTCAACATCTTGAAATCGAGCTGGCCGCATTCGCTTCCGACTCGGTCCAAGCAACGATGATTGCAACTGTGCTTCAATTTTCTTTCGATCTTTTAAAAACGTAGATAAAGTTGACGGGGATATGCCGTACTTTTTCGCTGCCTCCGATTTCTTTAATCCATTATCCACTTCTACGATAATAGCCATCTTTTCTTTAAGAGAAAACTGCTTTCTTTTGAGAGTCGccttttttaccaaaaaaacaCTCCGTGACCCTTGGTCAGAATTTTAGTGATTCTAAACTAGACCACCCGTTGGCAATAAGAATGACGTATGCTTGTCTTCTCATCGCGCTGACGAATCAGGAGCCACTTTGTCCGATTTCTCTCTTCGCACCTTACAGACGTGAGTCACTGGCCACAAGAAAGTTGAAATCTTGCGGATTCCCCCCTGACAAATTCGTGGGGTACCATACAATAGCGCATGGCTTTTGTTTGGCTTACGTTTCAGCATGAGTGGATTTCCACCTTGAATGGCTCTGTTTCAGAAGTACAAACGGAGTTTTCACGTTACGACTAacgaaagttgtttttttatttccaaaaacagcattaaatgaaaaatattcaaactgacGCCAAGAAAAACCTTTCGTTGTAAcggatttttgtaaaaattcttttcgctataacgagattttttttacattatcttAATGGGGTTTTAAACGGGACCGAacgttttgttcgttgtaacggatatttcgttgtatcggtattcgttgtaacgggatttcttACAATTTGTTATTATCCGCAATATTTGTATTTCTTTGTGTTATTCAGTTCTGTTATAGtcagcgcttttttttttgttttttgcaatgaaaaaattaAGTAGAATCGTGGGAATCTTTTGACGGAGAGTGAATGTTGCTTTCTTCACCCGTCGTTGgcggaaaatataattttagatttttacttgaataattgttcttacttaattttatattaagtttATTCATAACTTTCTCTGCAAAAATACTTGCTTAAGCTGACCATAAGTATTCAATGATCCGAAGAAATTATTTGTCTAAGCCTTTTATTTTACTTCTATGGAGAAATATTTAGTTCTGAGGGTATATTTCGTATATGCGgtgtattcgtttatccgttacccgattaatcGGAGCTTATAttataataaaattgaaaacctaacttaaaatttcaggaaataaaGTCCAAACATATGTATAAAAACGTCACATGTGAAAATGAATTGAACAATAAATCTTTAATTCGATTATGTtcgcattaaatatttttgttatactTTTGTCTCTTAAGTGCCGAGGAGAAAACAGTCATAAATTAATACCGCAAACTCAAATTCAAATAGAGATAACCAatgaaaaaggaaacaaaaatcaaaCGGGAATTGAAATTGAAGCGTTGAAATATTGCAATCATGACCCAACTGTGACCTAACTTTAGTTAATAATCTAAACCTTCTCTGACTCAATCACTGATAACATTTCCCGCGTAACGAAATTCATGTCGTTATTAGTCTCCGAAGTATGTCAGAAAGCTCGAATATTGCTGCAAAGTTGCGAATAGCTTGCTCGATCGATTATGAAATGCATTAGCTTTTTCGGGGTAAATCCTCGTGCAAATATTCGGGAGTCAACATAATAAAAGTCAATAAATGTGAAGGGAATGTAAGTCGATTagatggtttttaaaaattttggcaaaatattgCTGAAAATTGACTGAATTTGTTATTGTGATTTTATTTGCGGATTATTTTCTCTGTTTTACACATATATGATTGCTCATTTGATTATTTATTGATGGAATGGAGTGACAAAATGATTAATTTGAGAATTTAATTTTCCTCCACTAGCCAAAGAaaaggtaaataatttttatggatACAAGTATTATGGTAATTCTACtgtaactgactgagtgacatttccgaaagaaaaaaaaatatttcgtcctacttcaaacaaaatacacaatatctatttttttttttcattttaatgtttttaatgtctCTTACCGTTCCTTTTAAGCTGAAGTTAATGGTGCAATTGAGTCCCCAAATATCTcttggttgatttttaaaatataattagaaaTATGGTAACTAACTAAGATTAAAGAACTCTACGTGTCAGTTAGGTATCAGGTTTTTAACTGCAGATATTCAGTATAATGTTGCAGATATTCAATTACAccattaaagttaaaaaagaacaataaatcGGGAAGGGAGGATTCCCGATAAAATAAGGCACCTTTTGTAGGGttgcaccgataagcaaattaGCCGATAACCGATAAATTGGTTGTTGATAATCGGCTGATCAATCGGCAAGGGCCCGATTAATGATCatggtatttattttaatactatcaatttctcaaagtttttttcttttaatattttgactttttcagtattttttctaaaaaaagttttatttttctacatttaacaaaatttcccaaaataatttctttaaatttctttgaGTCAACTTTCATGTTATTGTTAATAAAGTTACATTACGTTAAATATACATgaaactgcttttaaaaatagGGTGTATTTGCGGTCAGTAGGCTAATTAAGGagcattttcaatttcaatttattttttaagtatttgtaaccatttaattcaaaacttattCTTAATGAAAATCAATAAAGTTATCTCAAGACACTATGTAGTAGGATAAAGTATCATAACCTGAAAAACGTTACCTACCTCTTTCAGCTGTGGAAAGTGAAATATTGGTAACTTTTCAAGGAAATACTGTCATGTTCAAAATTAAGGTTGCAAACATGTTGAGGAAGAGAATATTCGCCATAGGGAGTGGTCCTCGAGCAGCGTTTAAGTCAAGTTTAAAAATCCTTtagcaaaaaaactaaaattggggAGAAAgtctttagcaaaatgctaa from Uloborus diversus isolate 005 chromosome 5, Udiv.v.3.1, whole genome shotgun sequence encodes:
- the LOC129223138 gene encoding tigger transposable element-derived protein 6-like, yielding MLTLLCFSGSWMRDIPINGPLLREKVCHFAAMLEVENFQGSIGWLNRFRDRYGVVAKVICGEASDAPAQSISEWRSGEIAALIENYSPDNADEAGIFYQLEPQKTSTFKADKCVGGKSSKQRLTAPFCCNKSGTEKRKILIIGKSAKPRCFKNCHSLPCEYRANKKSWMTQSLFNDWLPNFDKDMKKQNRKVLLLIDNCTAHNDLPNLDFVRAEYFPPNCTSVLQPLDQGIIRAVKARYRSLLLRHILLGIENDSGRKPNVKEAIEMIAGSWNEISENTIVNCWRHAQLCEGDKNSVEAD